The Salvelinus fontinalis isolate EN_2023a chromosome 24, ASM2944872v1, whole genome shotgun sequence genome has a segment encoding these proteins:
- the or95a1 gene encoding odorant receptor 129-1: MQNLTDLPGNATNSQKSLSVIIKVCVVIPFFCIFLYCIVVMLHTFASHRHFLDNSRYILFAYMLINDTLQLLSSVLLFLFVMGNVKFAIVYCAPLLFFSTSTFQNTPLILAAMSLERYVAIFYPLQRPAAWRADRIWIIILSLWLVSCILPIVDFSLGETKPGMNVLSTPVLCKTVVLNSSPVQTLFKVSLNGLFFAVVAAIIMFTYMRILLETRKMRQDRASVGKAMHTVLLHGFQLLLCMIAFTHPVTESHISMQAGWLQEHISFFNYFCFILLPRFLSPLIYGLRDESLRGYMRGAVLCCSHRHRISPRAPATKPRVK; this comes from the coding sequence ATGCAGAATCTGACCGACCTTCCAGGCAATGCCACCAACTCACAGAAGAGCCTGTCTGTGATAATCAAGGTGTGTGTGGTGATCCCCTTCTTCTGCATCTTCCTCTACTGCATCGTGGTCATGCTGCACACGTTTGCCTCCCACAGACATTTCCTGGACAACTCCCGCTACATTCTGTTTGCCTACATGCTGATCAATGACACtctccagctcctctcctctgtcctcctcttcctctttgtcATGGGCAATGTGAAGTTTGCCATCGTATACTGTGCACCTCTACTCTTCTTCTCCACCTCCACCTTCCAGAACACCCCTCTGATCCTGGCAGCTATGTCCCTGGAGCGCTACGTGGCCATCTTCTACCCTCTGCAGCGCCCGGCTGCCTGGCGCGCTGACCGCATCTGGATCATCATCCTGAGCCTGTGGCTGGTCAGCTGCATCCTGCCCATTGTGGACTTCTCCCTGGGAGAGACTAAGCCTGGCATGAACGTCCTCTCCACCCCGGTGCTCTGCAAAACCGTGGTCCTCAACTCATCCCCCGTCCAGACACTGTTCAAGGTGTCGCTCAACGGTCTGTTCTTTGCTGTGGTGGCGGCCATCATCATGTTCACCTACATGAGGATCCTGCTGGAGACCAGGAAGATGCGTCAGGACCGGGCGTCGGTGGGCAAGGCCATGCATACAGTGCTGCTCCACGGTTTTCAGCTGCTGCTGTGCATGATCGCCTTCACCCACCCGGTCACAGAGAGCCACATCAGTATGCAGGCCGGCTGGCTGCAAGAGCACATCTCCTTCTTCAACTACTTCTGCTTCATCCTACTGCCGCGCTTCCTCAGCCCGCTCATCTACGGCCTGAGAGATGAGTCCCTAAGAGGCTACATGAGGGGGGCTGTCCTGTGctgctcacacagacacaggatcAGCCCCAGAGCCCCAGCCACCAAGCCCAGGGTCAAATGA